One genomic region from Mycoplasmoides pirum ATCC 25960 encodes:
- a CDS encoding MPN449 family protein, whose translation MSKTANDLIIISRQYLGTIFGNTTLSNRLKNDDNFSNVIKKEIGIHNNLENIINSDDRITSKYLENYKKHTNKEIDLTEFENITDLDDIQDEINYLNVMVKNLFDQKDLSSFPLDLNNNVHVEGVINSEEESKNKVDNSNYSNDSNDTTNVEPLHGERIRNSNFSDNKTNSFNQQRSSNNQSSSFNNFPFANITQQSVDMLYRASAAKKLEYEMQVGKIYRWKEKPRAIYILQFFAIFASLLFVLSGLALVISWIYAASNGLMVNNPNSNQNNAPTNIAINGGQTFSFILPAIIMIGFGLNMLIRYSNDSLGKISSFKKNKLEQILKMQNQSLEFPKVNQNLQYHFYFNSIVIAFVFFLFFALIPIANSPMQVIVNINVFSLNNVYGINVPMIEAIYICNIIFLVLFAPLLLVGITGKVLNPKPDEERLQKILNNYVEEMKKEGIDPTGGNPFGPVSGFGGPFGL comes from the coding sequence ATGTCTAAAACTGCAAATGATCTAATAATTATATCTAGACAATATTTAGGTACGATTTTTGGCAATACTACTTTATCGAATAGATTAAAAAATGATGATAATTTTTCTAATGTAATAAAAAAAGAAATTGGAATTCATAATAATTTAGAAAATATTATTAATTCTGATGATCGAATTACTTCTAAATATTTAGAAAATTACAAAAAACACACAAATAAAGAAATAGATTTAACAGAATTTGAAAATATAACTGATTTAGATGATATTCAAGATGAAATAAATTATCTAAATGTAATGGTTAAAAATCTTTTTGATCAAAAAGATTTATCAAGTTTTCCTTTAGATTTAAATAATAATGTTCATGTTGAAGGTGTAATTAATTCAGAAGAAGAATCAAAAAATAAAGTTGATAATTCTAATTATAGTAATGATTCTAATGACACAACAAATGTAGAACCTTTGCATGGCGAAAGAATTAGAAATTCTAATTTTAGCGACAATAAAACAAATTCATTTAATCAACAACGATCATCAAACAATCAATCATCTTCATTTAATAATTTTCCATTTGCAAATATTACACAACAAAGTGTGGACATGTTGTATCGTGCATCTGCTGCAAAAAAACTTGAATATGAGATGCAAGTAGGGAAAATTTATCGTTGAAAAGAAAAACCAAGAGCAATTTATATTTTGCAGTTTTTTGCAATATTTGCTTCATTGTTATTTGTTTTATCAGGTTTAGCATTAGTTATTTCTTGAATTTATGCAGCATCAAATGGATTAATGGTTAATAATCCTAACTCTAATCAAAATAATGCTCCTACAAATATAGCAATCAATGGTGGCCAAACATTTTCATTTATATTGCCCGCGATTATTATGATCGGTTTTGGATTAAATATGTTGATTAGGTATTCAAATGATTCTCTAGGAAAAATTAGTTCTTTTAAAAAAAATAAGTTAGAACAAATTTTAAAAATGCAAAATCAATCATTAGAATTTCCTAAAGTAAATCAAAATTTACAATATCACTTTTATTTTAATTCAATAGTAATTGCTTTTGTTTTCTTTTTGTTCTTTGCATTGATACCTATTGCTAATTCACCAATGCAAGTAATCGTCAATATAAATGTATTTTCTTTAAACAATGTATATGGAATAAATGTACCAATGATTGAAGCTATTTACATATGCAATATAATATTTTTGGTATTATTTGCACCATTATTATTAGTTGGAATAACTGGAAAAGTTTTAAATCCAAAACCAGATGAAGAACGTCTTCAAAAAATTTTAAATAACTATGTTGAAGAAATGAAAAAAGAAGGAATTGATCCTACAGGTGGTAATCCTTTTGGGCCAGTAAGTGGTTTTGGGGGACCATTTGGTTTATAA
- the atpE gene encoding ATP synthase F0 subunit C — translation MDTNILLQISDIVTQATSTSTTFTDKGAALIGAGIAMVGAAGVGAGQGYVAGRACDSIARNPEVESKIRTFLIIGSAISESSAIYGLIVSFILMFVV, via the coding sequence ATGGATACAAATATTCTTCTTCAAATTTCAGATATTGTAACGCAAGCTACAAGTACTTCTACAACATTTACAGATAAAGGTGCTGCACTTATTGGTGCTGGTATTGCTATGGTCGGTGCTGCAGGAGTTGGTGCTGGTCAAGGTTATGTTGCTGGTCGTGCTTGTGATTCTATTGCAAGAAACCCGGAAGTGGAATCAAAAATTAGAACATTTTTAATTATTGGTTCAGCAATTTCTGAGAGTTCAGCAATTTATGGATTAATTGTTTCATTTATTTTAATGTTTGTAGTTTAG
- a CDS encoding MG406 family protein, giving the protein MFSKKHSKWLFITYGSFVLLGLVILLVVCGTNLASWGSLYGWLLSIPFAFIAIFSYTWIPRILLSLSKKRIGDKSKAVLFLSISLYILRYIFYITPILIAAGVNNFKIDGVFNVIPTIVAIILIPISSIALNYLIFWIEYYKNKKNQKEKEYVPTGDSLKPN; this is encoded by the coding sequence GTGTTCAGCAAGAAACATTCCAAGTGATTATTTATTACATATGGTAGTTTTGTTTTATTAGGATTAGTAATTCTATTAGTTGTTTGCGGAACTAATTTAGCTTCTTGAGGATCGCTATACGGTTGATTATTATCAATTCCTTTTGCATTTATAGCAATTTTTTCATATACATGGATACCAAGAATTTTACTTAGTCTTTCCAAAAAAAGAATTGGTGATAAAAGTAAAGCGGTGTTGTTTCTAAGTATTTCACTTTATATTTTGCGGTATATTTTTTACATTACACCAATTTTAATTGCAGCGGGTGTAAACAATTTTAAAATCGATGGTGTTTTTAATGTTATTCCTACGATTGTAGCTATAATATTAATTCCAATATCGAGCATTGCTTTAAACTATTTAATATTTTGAATAGAATATTACAAAAATAAAAAAAATCAAAAGGAAAAAGAATATGTCCCCACAGGAGATAGTTTGAAACCCAATTAA
- the holA gene encoding DNA polymerase III subunit delta, whose product MTIIYSTDEGLINYKLKEILKEKYSTYKKIIYKSPNQLIDLLHANNMFDESNEKLYIVKGCDFLIDENSLKIAYDLISALKLNTKLDVYLTVESNKLLNKDKSLNEFLNLVKIIEIPKLNLKTFKNIIINFLDKNKINLTFDQINLLLSRIPQNAKILENELNKFLLFPPNEISNELLNNLITEYENDSIFKLVEYILTQKINEAILLFDSLILHQYTSLEILQIMASQVLKIIMIKLAIDNKLNDELIIKDLEISFFQLNQIKKISSLLSIKHLENFLNGILSIDVMMKRLNMDYNVLRFFICKGKY is encoded by the coding sequence ATGACAATTATTTATTCTACTGATGAAGGTTTAATTAATTACAAGTTGAAAGAAATTCTAAAAGAAAAGTATTCAACTTATAAAAAAATTATATACAAATCTCCAAATCAATTAATAGATTTACTACATGCAAACAATATGTTTGATGAATCAAACGAAAAATTATATATTGTTAAGGGTTGTGATTTTTTAATTGATGAAAATTCTCTTAAAATTGCATATGATTTAATTTCTGCATTAAAACTTAATACAAAATTGGATGTTTATTTAACTGTTGAATCAAATAAACTTTTAAATAAGGATAAATCATTAAATGAATTTTTAAATCTAGTTAAAATAATAGAAATTCCAAAATTAAATTTAAAAACTTTTAAAAACATAATTATCAATTTTTTAGATAAGAATAAAATCAATTTAACTTTTGACCAAATTAATCTTCTTCTTTCTAGAATTCCTCAAAATGCAAAAATTTTAGAAAATGAACTAAACAAATTTTTATTATTTCCACCAAATGAAATTTCTAATGAATTACTAAACAATTTAATTACTGAATATGAAAATGATTCAATATTTAAACTTGTTGAATATATTCTCACACAAAAAATTAATGAAGCCATTTTGTTATTTGATTCTTTAATTTTGCATCAATATACATCATTAGAAATTTTACAAATAATGGCATCTCAAGTTTTAAAAATTATTATGATTAAATTGGCAATTGATAATAAATTAAATGATGAACTTATTATTAAAGATTTAGAAATTTCTTTTTTTCAATTAAATCAAATAAAAAAAATATCTAGTTTATTAAGCATTAAACATCTAGAAAATTTTTTAAATGGTATACTATCAATTGATGTTATGATGAAAAGATTAAATATGGATTACAATGTTTTAAGATTTTTTATCTGCAAAGGAAAATATTAG
- a CDS encoding F0F1 ATP synthase subunit A has translation MSPQEIVWNPINEFSNSINSFWEQKPIPDLAWTPMVPTAAVITIPITLVIILGFVFAYYFKARKQNPEKAPTGYVLLVEMLVISFENLTVELLGERYKKITPYFLVLILYISVANLLPLIGLSAPTSSITVSLSLGLITFIGIIYMGFKHQRLSYLKNFTVKIKYHRKEIPIMINPLSIISEITPLLSISMRLTGNIFSGAMIIGLFYSFIQYIFSTVNPTILGLILGSTFGGLVTPIFHLYFDVMIGLIQAYVFVMLTYTYWSNQLIEAEEKNEKKLETTEVKTINLSSHDRI, from the coding sequence ATGTCCCCACAGGAGATAGTTTGAAACCCAATTAATGAATTTTCAAATTCAATAAATTCTTTTTGGGAACAGAAACCAATTCCAGATTTAGCTTGAACTCCAATGGTGCCAACTGCTGCAGTTATAACAATTCCTATAACATTAGTAATAATTTTAGGTTTTGTGTTTGCATATTATTTTAAAGCACGCAAACAAAATCCTGAAAAAGCTCCTACTGGTTATGTACTTTTAGTAGAAATGTTAGTAATTAGTTTTGAAAATTTAACAGTTGAATTATTAGGAGAAAGATATAAAAAAATAACACCTTATTTCTTGGTTTTAATTTTATATATTTCTGTTGCCAATTTGTTACCTTTAATTGGATTATCAGCTCCAACAAGTTCTATAACTGTTTCTCTTTCATTGGGATTAATTACTTTTATAGGAATTATATATATGGGCTTTAAACATCAAAGATTATCATATTTGAAAAATTTTACTGTCAAAATCAAATACCATCGCAAAGAAATTCCTATAATGATTAATCCATTAAGCATTATAAGTGAAATTACACCTTTGCTTTCAATTTCGATGCGTTTGACAGGTAATATTTTTTCAGGTGCAATGATTATTGGTTTGTTTTATTCATTCATTCAATATATTTTTAGTACTGTAAATCCAACGATTTTAGGATTAATTTTAGGATCAACTTTTGGCGGATTGGTGACCCCAATATTCCATTTATATTTTGATGTAATGATTGGTTTAATTCAAGCATATGTGTTTGTAATGTTAACTTATACATATTGATCAAATCAATTAATAGAAGCAGAAGAAAAAAATGAAAAAAAACTTGAAACTACAGAAGTGAAAACAATTAATTTAAGTTCTCATGATCGAATTTAA